A DNA window from Chiroxiphia lanceolata isolate bChiLan1 chromosome 6, bChiLan1.pri, whole genome shotgun sequence contains the following coding sequences:
- the DRD4 gene encoding D(4) dopamine receptor yields MGNGTAGPPPAAGHSIAALVLGILLILLIVGGNGLVCLSVCTERALKTTTNYFIVSLAVADLLLALLVLPLYVYSEFQGGVWSLSTVLCDALMTMDVMLCTASIFNLCAISVDRFIAVQVPLNYNRRQIDLRQLILISTTWIFAFAVASPVIFGLNNVPNRDPSLCQLEDDNYIVYSSICSFFIPCPVMLVLYCGMFQGLKRWEEARKAKLRGCIYGANRKLYHPPTFLEREQSRLGPPECSPYSLTGLPGDCGMSNGIQTVSYPHLRYPHPGHGRKRAKINGRERKAMRVLPVVVGAFLFCWTPFFVVHITRALCKSCAIPTQVTSTVTWLGYVNSALNPIIYTVFNAEFRNFFRKVLHLFC; encoded by the exons ATGGGCAACGGCACGGCCGgacccccgcccgccgccggccaCAGCATCGCCGCGCTGGTGCTCGgcatcctcctcatcctcctcatcGTCGGCGGCAACGGGCTGGTCTGTCTGAGCGTGTGCACCGAGCGGGCGCTCAAGACCACCACCAACTACTTCATCGTCAGCCTCGCCGTGGCAGACCTGCTGCTCGCCCTCCTCGTCCTGCCCCTCTACGTCTACTCCGAG TTCCAGGGAGGTGTGTGGTCCCTGAGCACGGTGCTGTGTGATGCCCTGATGACCATGGACGTGATGCTGTGCACGGCGTCCATCTTCAACCTGTGTGCGATCAGCGTGGACCG GTTCATCGCCGTTCAAGTCCCGCTCAACTACAACCGGCGACAGATCGACCTGCGGCAGCTGATCCTGATATCCACCACCTGGATATTCGCCTTTGCTGTAGCATCTCCTGTCATATTTGGCCTCAACAACGTCCCAAACCGGGaccccagcctgtgccagctggAGGATGACAACTACATCGTGTACTCCTCCATCTGCTCCTTCTTCATCCCGTGCCCCGTCATGCTGGTGCTGTACTGCGGCATGTTCCAAGGACTCAAGCGCTGGGAAGAGGCCAGGAAGGCCAAGCTGAGGGGCTGCATCTATGGGGCCAACAGGAAGCTGTACCACCCCCCGACCTTcctggagagggagcagagccgGCTGGGGCCGCCGGAGTGCAGCCCCTACAGCCTCACTGGCCTCCCTGGGGACTGTGGGATGAGCAATGGGATCCAGACTGTGTCCTACCCACACCTCAGGTATCCACACCCGGGGCACGGGCGGAAGCGGGCCAAGATCAACGGCCGGGAGCGCAAGGCCATGCGGGTGCTGCCGGTCGTCGTCG GtgctttcctcttctgctgGACACCTTTCTTTGTGGTGCACATTACCAGGGCTCTCTGCAAGTCCTGTGCCATCCCCACTCAAGTCACCAGCACTGTCACTTGGCTGGGCTATGTCAACAGTGCTCTCAACCCCATCATTTACACCGTGTTCAACGCCGAGTTCAGGAACTTCTTCCGCAAAGTCTTGCACCTCTTCTGCTGA